A window from Citrus sinensis cultivar Valencia sweet orange chromosome 3, DVS_A1.0, whole genome shotgun sequence encodes these proteins:
- the LOC102609483 gene encoding putative F-box protein At3g52320 isoform X3, with translation MAKSIGSRNANLLRLVEERALSKQVEGKKAEEQHEEQQETVLPYLPKDCMLKILIRLPLQSLSSTKFVCKPWYNMITSDNFVDVHFRRSESVLIFQKPVVSRTPTSYQPEKSNTFSVEASLQPRPSYSSIFDNRVRRKFYIQFMEFKGGKIETERYSMSSP, from the exons ATGGCCAAATCAATTGGAAGCAGGAATGCAAACTTGTTGAGATTGGTAGAAGAGAGAGCATTGTCGAAGCAAGTGGAAGGGAAGAAGGCGGAGGAACAACACGAGGAACAACAAGAAACAGTACTCCCTTATCTTCCTAAAGACTGTATGTTGAAAATTCTTATTCGACTTCCTCTTCAATCTCTTTCGAGCACGAAGTTTGTCTGTAAACCTTGGTACAACATGATTACCAGTGACAATTTCGTGGATGTGCATTTTCGCCGCTCTGAATCTGTCTTGATCTTTCAAAAACCAGTTGTAAGTCGTACTCCGACATCATATCAACCAGAAAAATCGAACACATTTTCAGTTGAAGCAAGTCTACAACCCAGACCTTcctattcttcaatttttgaCAATCGAGTGAGAAGGAAATTTTATATCCAGTTCATGGAATTTAAAGGAGGAAAGATTGAAACTGAAAG GTACTCTATGTCGTCCCCATAA
- the LOC102609483 gene encoding putative F-box protein At3g28280 isoform X1, with amino-acid sequence MAKSIGSRNANLLRLVEERALSKQVEGKKAEEQHEEQQETVLPYLPKDCMLKILIRLPLQSLSSTKFVCKPWYNMITSDNFVDVHFRRSESVLIFQKPVVSRTPTSYQPEKSNTFSVEASLQPRPSYSSIFDNRVRRKFYIQFMEFKGGKIETERYNLCCLGKIRATCNGLILLDNDLKKGGLIVMNPVTRKLIALPAGTLCRPHNESFGFALNEVTGDYKVVHLFRDELGYVSCETLNLGTRKWREVNGPAFGVFGWFGYRPVSAIGALHWVPQINHSDCIVSMEVNSEKFQTISLPKSCTTHDGIVEMGGFLCFVAHDYQELNIDIWILKGLCNEAWTKYHRIMRSVIDMVPHFCLRISGDMVFRRDEDGSFYAYDFTHKVMTKIEREKGWFPPSSSCLPHVNSLVSWEKGQNVCD; translated from the coding sequence ATGGCCAAATCAATTGGAAGCAGGAATGCAAACTTGTTGAGATTGGTAGAAGAGAGAGCATTGTCGAAGCAAGTGGAAGGGAAGAAGGCGGAGGAACAACACGAGGAACAACAAGAAACAGTACTCCCTTATCTTCCTAAAGACTGTATGTTGAAAATTCTTATTCGACTTCCTCTTCAATCTCTTTCGAGCACGAAGTTTGTCTGTAAACCTTGGTACAACATGATTACCAGTGACAATTTCGTGGATGTGCATTTTCGCCGCTCTGAATCTGTCTTGATCTTTCAAAAACCAGTTGTAAGTCGTACTCCGACATCATATCAACCAGAAAAATCGAACACATTTTCAGTTGAAGCAAGTCTACAACCCAGACCTTcctattcttcaatttttgaCAATCGAGTGAGAAGGAAATTTTATATCCAGTTCATGGAATTTAAAGGAGGAAAGATTGAAACTGAAAGGTATAATCTTTGCTGCTTAGGCAAAATTAGAGCTACGTGCAACGGCCTTATTTTGCTTGATAATGATCTGAAAAAAGGAGGGCTTATAGTGATGAATCCTGTGACAAGGAAATTAATTGCACTTCCTGCAGGTACTCTATGTCGTCCCCATAATGAATCCTTTGGCTTTGCACTAAATGAAGTTACCGGTGATTATAAAGTGGTGCATTTGTTTCGAGATGAGTTGGGATATGTCAGTTGTGAGACACTAAATCTGGGGACGAGAAAGTGGAGAGAGGTGAACGGACCCGCATTTGGGGTCTTTGGTTGGTTTGGCTACAGACCTGTTTCAGCTATCGGAGCTTTGCATTGGGTTCCTCAGATCAATCATAGCGATTGCATAGTGTCCATGGAAGTGAACAGCGAAAAGTTCCAAACAATCTCTCTCCCAAAGTCTTGTACAACTCATGATGGAATTGTCGAAATGGGTGGTTTCCTTTGTTTCGTTGCACATGATTATCAAGAATTGAACATAGACATTTGGATCTTAAAGGGCTTATGCAATGAGGCCTGGACAAAGTATCATAGAATCATGAGAAGTGTAATTGATATGGTTCCCCATTTCTGTTTAAGAATCAGTGGAGATATGGTTTTCAGGAGGGATGAAGATGGCTCATTTTATGCTTATGATTTCACACACAAAGTGATGACGAAgattgagagagaaaagggGTGGTTTCCGCCTTCCAGTTCCTGTCTACCTCATGTGAACAGCCTTGTCTCCTGGGAAAAAGGTCAGAATGTGTGTGATTGA
- the LOC102609483 gene encoding uncharacterized protein LOC102609483 isoform X2, translating to MAKSIGSRNANLLRLVEERALSKQVEGKKAEEQHEEQQETVLPYLPKDCTLCRPHNESFGFALNEVTGDYKVVHLFRDELGYVSCETLNLGTRKWREVNGPAFGVFGWFGYRPVSAIGALHWVPQINHSDCIVSMEVNSEKFQTISLPKSCTTHDGIVEMGGFLCFVAHDYQELNIDIWILKGLCNEAWTKYHRIMRSVIDMVPHFCLRISGDMVFRRDEDGSFYAYDFTHKVMTKIEREKGWFPPSSSCLPHVNSLVSWEKGQNVCD from the exons ATGGCCAAATCAATTGGAAGCAGGAATGCAAACTTGTTGAGATTGGTAGAAGAGAGAGCATTGTCGAAGCAAGTGGAAGGGAAGAAGGCGGAGGAACAACACGAGGAACAACAAGAAACAGTACTCCCTTATCTTCCTAAAGACT GTACTCTATGTCGTCCCCATAATGAATCCTTTGGCTTTGCACTAAATGAAGTTACCGGTGATTATAAAGTGGTGCATTTGTTTCGAGATGAGTTGGGATATGTCAGTTGTGAGACACTAAATCTGGGGACGAGAAAGTGGAGAGAGGTGAACGGACCCGCATTTGGGGTCTTTGGTTGGTTTGGCTACAGACCTGTTTCAGCTATCGGAGCTTTGCATTGGGTTCCTCAGATCAATCATAGCGATTGCATAGTGTCCATGGAAGTGAACAGCGAAAAGTTCCAAACAATCTCTCTCCCAAAGTCTTGTACAACTCATGATGGAATTGTCGAAATGGGTGGTTTCCTTTGTTTCGTTGCACATGATTATCAAGAATTGAACATAGACATTTGGATCTTAAAGGGCTTATGCAATGAGGCCTGGACAAAGTATCATAGAATCATGAGAAGTGTAATTGATATGGTTCCCCATTTCTGTTTAAGAATCAGTGGAGATATGGTTTTCAGGAGGGATGAAGATGGCTCATTTTATGCTTATGATTTCACACACAAAGTGATGACGAAgattgagagagaaaagggGTGGTTTCCGCCTTCCAGTTCCTGTCTACCTCATGTGAACAGCCTTGTCTCCTGGGAAAAAGGTCAGAATGTGTGTGATTGA
- the LOC102610483 gene encoding putative F-box protein At3g17480, with amino-acid sequence MMARSIGSRNANLLRLVEERALSKKVEEEHKEHQETVVPYLPKDCISKILVRLPLQSLSSMRFACKPWYNIIASDNFVNAHFHCSESVLIFQKSVASCAMTSYQQDKPNLFSVEASLEPMPSTSSIFGKRILKKFYIQFMEFRGGKIKTEGYDLCCLGNIRATCNGLILLDNDLKTGGLIVMNPVTRKLMALPVGTICRPYEESFGFAINEVTGEYKVVHLFRDELGYVGCETLNLGTRMWREVNGPAFGIFGWFGYRPVSAIGALHWVPQIDHSDYIVSFEVNSEKFHTISLPKSCRTHDGIVEKGGFLCFVTHEELNLDIWILKGLHDEAWSMHHRITRGCIIDLVPHFCLRISGDMIFRRDEDGSFYAYDFIRELMTKIEREQGWFPPSSACLPHVNSLVSWEKGQNECD; translated from the coding sequence ATGATGGCCAGGTCAATTGGAAGCAGGAATGCAAACTTGTTGAGATTGGTGGAAGAGAGAGCATTGTCGAAGAAGGTGGAGGAAGAACACAAGGAACATCAAGAAACTGTAGTCCCATATCTCCCTAAAGACTGCATATCAAAAATTCTAGTTCGACTTCCTCTTCAGTCTCTTTCAAGCATGAGATTTGCCTGTAAACCTTGGTACAACATAATTGCCAGTGACAATTTCGTGAATGCACATTTTCACTGTTCTGAATCTGTCTTGATCTTTCAAAAATCAGTTGCAAGCTGTGCTATGACATCATATCAACAAGAcaaaccaaatttattttcagttgAAGCAAGTCTAGAACCAATGCCTTCCACTTCCTCAATTTTTGGGAAAcgaatcttaaaaaaattttatatccaGTTCATGGAATTTAGAGGAGGAAAGATCAAAACAGAAGGGTATGATCTTTGCTGCTTAGGCAATATAAGAGCTACATGCAACGGTCTTATTTTACTCGATAATGATCTGAAGACAGGAGGACTGATAGTTATGAATCCTGTGACAAGGAAGTTAATGGCACTTCCTGTAGGTACTATATGTCGTCCCTATGAAGAATCTTTTGGCTTTGCAATTAATGAGGTTACTGGTGAATATAAAGTGGTTCATTTGTTTCGAGATGAGTTGGGATATGTCGGTTGTGAGACGCTAAATCTGGGGACGAGAATGTGGAGAGAGGTGAATGGGCCTGCATTTGGCATCTTTGGTTGGTTTGGATACAGACCTGTTTCAGCTATAGGAGCTTTGCATTGGGTTCCTCAGATTGATCATAGTGATTACATAGTGTCCTTCGAAGTAAACAGTGAAAAGTTCCACACAATCTCTCTCCCAAAGTCTTGTAGAACTCATGATGGAATTGTCGAAAAGGGTGGTTTCCTCTGTTTTGTTACACATGAAGAATTGAACTTAGATATTTGGATCTTAAAGGGCTTACACGATGAGGCCTGGAGTATGCATCATAGAATCACAAGAGGTTGCATAATTGATTTGGTTCCCCATTTCTGTTTAAGAATCAGTGGAGATATGATTTTCAGGAGGGATGAAGATGGTTCATTTTATGCTTATGATTTCATACGTGAACTGATGACGAAGATTGAGAGGGAACAGGGGTGGTTTCCACCTTCCAGTGCTTGTCTGCCTCATGTTAACAGCCTTGTCTCATGGGAAAAAGGTCAGAATGAGTGTGATTGA
- the LOC127900674 gene encoding transcription termination factor MTERF15, mitochondrial-like gives MPEANFALILSCYPPIVLQRQDKFDGNVKKVIKMGFNPQKCEFVHAMQVFSSIGQSTLECKLDVLRRWGWSDEDVRLAFRKCPIYMSASKTKLVSVFNFLVNKMGWHPSAIAHVPSAFTYSLERRIIPRCSVIRVLLSKGLINEENKIYLSSLVVNSNKRFLDTFVTKYQDHVPQLLNIFHGKMTIGELGLEFEPKFVMKNCSA, from the coding sequence ATGCCCGAGGCCAATTTTGCACTGATTTTATCATGTTATCCCCCTATTGTCCTCCAAAGACAGGATAAGTTTGATGGAAATGTTAAGAAGGTCATCAAAATGGGTTTTAATCCTCAAAAATGTGAATTTGTCCATGCAATGCAGGTATTTTCTTCAATTGGTCAATCAACTTTGGAGTGCAAATTGGATGTCTTGAGGAGGTGGGGTTGGTCTGATGAGGACGTTAGGTTGGCATTTAGAAAGTGTCCCATTTATATGAGTGCATCTAAGACAAAATTAGTCAGCGTATTCAATTTTTTGGTAAACAAGATGGGTTGGCACCCTTCAGCTATTGCCCATGTTCCAAGTGCTTTTACGTATAGTTTGGAGAGGAGGATCATCCCCCGTTGTTCAGTTATAAGAGTTTTGCTTTCAAAGGGCTTGatcaatgaagaaaataaaatctatttatctTCTCTGGTGGTAAATTCTAACAAGCGCTTCTTGGATACATTCGTGACCAAATATCAGGATCATGTGCCTCAATTGTTGAATATCTTTCATGGGAAAATGACTATTGGAGAACTAGGCTTAGAATTTGAGCCAAAGTTTGTCATGAAGAATTGTAGCGCATAA
- the LOC102611085 gene encoding eugenol synthase 1-like gives MEGENTKPKILIFGGTGYFGKYMVKASVSSGHKTFVYARPVTQNSRPSKLEIHKEFQGIGVTIIEGELDEHEKIVSMLKEVDVVISTVSYPQCLDQLKIVRAIKVAGNIKRFLPSDFGCEEDRVRPLPPFEACLEKKRIVRRAIEAAKIPYTFVSANLYGAYFVNVLLRPSESYDDVVVYGSGEAKAVFNYEEDIAKCTIKVINDPRTCNRIVIYRPQTNILSQLELISLWEHKTGRNFKRIQVSEEELVKLSQTLPPPEDIPISIMHSLLVKGDSMNFELGEDDIEASKLYPDFKFTTIDQLLDIFLIDPPKPARTAFE, from the exons ATGGAAGGTGAGAACACAAAACCAAAGATACTTATCTTTGGGGGTACTGGATACTTCGGTAAGTATATGGTGAAAGCAAGTGTTTCTTCTGGTCACAAAACTTTTGTTTATGCTCGACCTGTTACACAAAATTCAAGACCCTCCAAGCTTGAAATCCACAAGGAATTTCAGGGTATTGGCGTCACCATTATTGAG GGAGAGCTAGATGAGCACGAGAAAATTGTATCTATGCTTAAGGAAGTAGATGTGGTGATATCTACTGTATCTTATCCTCAGTGTCTTGATCAACTGAAAATTGTTCGTGCCATCAAAGTTGCTGGTAACATCAAG AGGTTTCTTCCATCTGACTTTGGATGTGAAGAGGACAGGGTGAGGCCTCTGCCCCCTTTTGAAGCTTGcttggagaaaaaaagaatagtaaGAAGGGCAATAGAAGCAGCTAAAATTCCCTACACTTTTGTCTCGGCAAATCTCTATGGTGCTTACTTTGTGAATGTCTTGCTTCGTCCATCTGAATCATATGATGATGTTGTTGTTTATGGAAGTGGTGAAGCAAAAG CTGTCTTTAATTACGAGGAAGATATAGCTAAATGTACAATCAAAGTGATAAATGATCCAAGGACATGCAATCGAATTGTGATTTATCGACCGCAAACAAACATTTTATCACAGCTTGAATTGATCTCCCTTTGGGAACATAAGACTGGACggaattttaaaagaattcaAGTTTCTGAGGAAGAGCTAGTAAAGCTATCTCAGA CCTTACCACCTCCAGAAGACATACCAATATCCATCATGCACAGCCTACTTGTAAAGGGTGACTCGATGAACTTTGAACTTGGAGAGGATGACATTGAAGCTTCAAAGCTGTATCCAGATTTTAAATTCACCACAATCGATCAACTTCTTGACATTTTTCTCATTGACCCCCCAAAACCTGCACGTACGGCTTTTGAATAA